A stretch of Geotrypetes seraphini chromosome 2, aGeoSer1.1, whole genome shotgun sequence DNA encodes these proteins:
- the LOC117355430 gene encoding uracil phosphoribosyltransferase homolog isoform X2, whose translation MAAMPCQNQPSAPDQAAASLPRSLRFSELEAEPESPDSDSQEDVEALQQQVGARLRLLPINDQIRELQTIIRDRTTSRGDFVFSADRLIRLVVEEGLNQLPYTECTVTTPTGEAMEQGLRDCCRSIRIGKILIQSDEETQRAKVYYAKFPPDIYRRKVLLMYPILSTGNTVIEAVKVLIEHGVQPSFIILLSLFSTPHGAKSIIQEFPEITILTTEVHPVAPTHFGQKYFGTD comes from the exons ATGGCCGCCATGCCTTGCCAGAACCAGCCTAGCGCCCCGGACCAGGCCGCCGCCAGCCTCCCCAGGTCGCTTCGCTTCTCGGAGCTCGAAGCTGAGCCCGAGTCCCCGGACAGCGACAGCCAGGAAGACGTGGAAGCGCTGCAGCAGCAAGTGGGGGCTCGACTCCGGCTCCTGCCCATCAACGACCAGATCCGAGAGCTACAGACCATCATCAGGGACAGGACAACCAGCAGAGGAGACTTTGTATTTTCAGCTGACCGCTTGATCAGACTAGTGGTGGAAGAGGGACTGAACCAGCTGCCATACACAGAATGTACTGTGACTACACCAACAGG TGAAGCAATGGAACAGGGACTCCGGGACTGCTGCCGGTCTATCCGAATAGGGAAGATCCTGATTCAGAGTGATGAAGAGACACAGCGAGCAAAGGTTTATTACGCCAAGTTCCCACCAGACATTTACAGAAGGAAAGTGCTCCTGATGTATCCGATCCTGAGCACCGGGAACACTGTAATTGAGGCTGTAAAGGTTCTAATCGAGCATGGGGTACAGCCCAGCTTTATCATCCTGCTCAGCCTGTTCTCCACCCCCCACGGTGCCAAATCGATTATCCAGGAGTTCCCAGAAATCACAATTTTAACTACAGAAGTTCATCCTGTTGCACCAACACATTTCGGGCAGAAATATTTTGGCACAGACTGA
- the LOC117355430 gene encoding uracil phosphoribosyltransferase homolog isoform X1, giving the protein MAAMPCQNQPSAPDQAAASLPRSLRFSELEAEPESPDSDSQEDVEALQQQVGARLRLLPINDQIRELQTIIRDRTTSRGDFVFSADRLIRLVVEEGLNQLPYTECTVTTPTGYKYDGVKFEKGNCGVSIMRSGEAMEQGLRDCCRSIRIGKILIQSDEETQRAKVYYAKFPPDIYRRKVLLMYPILSTGNTVIEAVKVLIEHGVQPSFIILLSLFSTPHGAKSIIQEFPEITILTTEVHPVAPTHFGQKYFGTD; this is encoded by the coding sequence ATGGCCGCCATGCCTTGCCAGAACCAGCCTAGCGCCCCGGACCAGGCCGCCGCCAGCCTCCCCAGGTCGCTTCGCTTCTCGGAGCTCGAAGCTGAGCCCGAGTCCCCGGACAGCGACAGCCAGGAAGACGTGGAAGCGCTGCAGCAGCAAGTGGGGGCTCGACTCCGGCTCCTGCCCATCAACGACCAGATCCGAGAGCTACAGACCATCATCAGGGACAGGACAACCAGCAGAGGAGACTTTGTATTTTCAGCTGACCGCTTGATCAGACTAGTGGTGGAAGAGGGACTGAACCAGCTGCCATACACAGAATGTACTGTGACTACACCAACAGGGTACAAGTATGACGGTGTGAAATTCGAGAAAGGAAACTGTGGTGTCAGCATAATGAGAAGTGGTGAAGCAATGGAACAGGGACTCCGGGACTGCTGCCGGTCTATCCGAATAGGGAAGATCCTGATTCAGAGTGATGAAGAGACACAGCGAGCAAAGGTTTATTACGCCAAGTTCCCACCAGACATTTACAGAAGGAAAGTGCTCCTGATGTATCCGATCCTGAGCACCGGGAACACTGTAATTGAGGCTGTAAAGGTTCTAATCGAGCATGGGGTACAGCCCAGCTTTATCATCCTGCTCAGCCTGTTCTCCACCCCCCACGGTGCCAAATCGATTATCCAGGAGTTCCCAGAAATCACAATTTTAACTACAGAAGTTCATCCTGTTGCACCAACACATTTCGGGCAGAAATATTTTGGCACAGACTGA